A genome region from Arthrobacter sp. SLBN-100 includes the following:
- a CDS encoding purine-nucleoside phosphorylase has protein sequence MSTTDFLNTDPFAAARAAADYIAEETGVDSHDVALVLGSGWAEAADLIGETTATLSAEEVPGFHAPAVPGHVGTIRSVLTNEGKRALVLGARTHYYEGKGVRAVVHGIRTAAAAGCSTLVLTNGCGGLNENWAPGTPVLISDHINLTAASPLEGATFVDLTDLYSARIRGIAREVDATLDEGIYVQFPGPHYETPAEVQYARRIGADLVGMSTALEAIAGRHAGMEVFGISLVTNLAAGISPQPLSHQEVLESGQAAGPRISKLLAEIIARL, from the coding sequence GTGAGTACAACAGACTTCCTGAACACGGATCCCTTCGCTGCCGCGCGTGCCGCCGCCGACTACATTGCCGAGGAAACCGGCGTTGACAGCCACGATGTTGCCCTGGTGCTCGGCTCCGGCTGGGCAGAAGCCGCCGACCTCATCGGTGAAACCACCGCTACCTTGTCTGCCGAGGAAGTCCCGGGTTTCCACGCCCCGGCAGTGCCAGGGCATGTGGGCACCATCCGCTCCGTTCTGACCAACGAGGGCAAGCGGGCGCTGGTCCTGGGCGCCCGGACCCACTACTACGAAGGCAAGGGCGTGCGCGCCGTAGTCCACGGCATCAGGACGGCGGCGGCGGCAGGCTGCAGCACCCTGGTCCTCACCAATGGCTGCGGCGGGCTGAATGAAAACTGGGCGCCGGGCACTCCGGTGCTGATCAGTGATCACATAAACCTCACCGCGGCCTCACCGCTGGAGGGCGCCACGTTCGTTGACCTGACAGATCTGTACTCTGCCCGGATCCGCGGAATCGCCCGCGAAGTGGATGCAACGCTGGACGAAGGCATCTACGTGCAGTTCCCCGGCCCGCACTACGAGACCCCCGCAGAGGTGCAGTACGCCAGGCGCATTGGCGCCGACCTGGTGGGAATGTCCACTGCCCTGGAGGCCATCGCGGGACGGCACGCAGGCATGGAAGTGTTCGGCATCTCGCTGGTCACCAACCTCGCCGCAGGCATCAGCCCGCAGCCGCTCAGCCACCAGGAAGTCCTCGAGTCAGGGCAGGCGGCGGGCCCGCGGATCTCCAAGCTGCTCGCCGAAATCATCGCCCGGCTCTAA
- a CDS encoding NAD(P)H-quinone dehydrogenase produces MTTHPDFSSPRIAILGGGPGGYEAAMVAASLGAQVTIIERAGLGGSAVLTDVVPSKTLIATADLMTRVAEAGELGVKFDVDGGDFVPVMRADLKHINDRLLNLARSQSKDIHDGLAAQGVRILTGSGRLTDNHTIEVLTAEGTETVEADTILLAVGAHPRELATARPDGERILNWTQIYNLDELPEDLIVVGSGVTGAEFASAYNGLGSKVTLISSRDRVLPGSDVDAAVVLEEVFERRGVRVLSRSRAEAVERTDDGVVVTLSDGSKVTGSHCLLCLGSIPNTAGIGLEEAGVAVSESGHVKVDGVSRTTAPNIYAAGDCTGVLPLASVAAMQGRIAVAHFMGDVVTPLKLHQVASNIFTSPEIANVGVSEAEIDSGKYQGDVVKLSLRSNARAKMRNAKDGFVKIFARKGSGTVIGGVVVGPNASELIFPISIAVKQKLHVDDVASTFTVYPSLTGSISEAARRLHVHL; encoded by the coding sequence GTGACTACGCATCCAGATTTCAGTTCACCCCGGATCGCAATCCTGGGAGGTGGTCCGGGCGGATATGAGGCCGCCATGGTGGCCGCCTCGCTCGGAGCGCAGGTCACCATCATCGAGCGGGCCGGGCTCGGCGGATCCGCCGTGCTGACCGACGTCGTCCCGTCCAAGACCCTGATCGCCACCGCGGACCTGATGACCCGCGTTGCTGAGGCGGGCGAGCTGGGAGTTAAGTTCGACGTCGACGGCGGCGACTTTGTGCCGGTGATGCGCGCGGACCTCAAGCACATCAACGACCGCCTCCTGAACCTGGCCCGCAGCCAGTCAAAGGACATCCACGACGGCCTGGCCGCCCAGGGCGTGCGGATCCTGACCGGTTCGGGCCGGCTAACGGATAACCACACCATCGAGGTGCTGACGGCGGAGGGCACCGAGACCGTGGAAGCGGACACGATTTTGCTGGCCGTGGGCGCCCACCCGCGTGAGCTGGCCACCGCCCGTCCTGACGGCGAGCGGATCCTGAACTGGACCCAGATCTACAACCTGGACGAACTTCCCGAGGACCTGATCGTGGTGGGCTCCGGTGTGACCGGAGCCGAATTCGCCTCCGCCTACAACGGCCTTGGCTCCAAGGTGACCCTGATTTCCAGCCGTGACCGGGTGCTTCCGGGCTCTGATGTGGACGCCGCTGTGGTGCTGGAGGAAGTGTTCGAGCGCCGCGGTGTCCGCGTCCTGTCCCGTTCACGCGCCGAGGCGGTGGAGCGGACGGACGACGGCGTGGTGGTCACCCTCAGCGACGGGTCCAAGGTCACCGGAAGCCACTGCCTGCTCTGCCTGGGCTCCATCCCCAACACTGCGGGCATTGGGCTTGAAGAAGCGGGTGTGGCGGTCAGCGAGAGCGGACACGTTAAGGTCGACGGCGTCTCCCGCACCACCGCCCCCAACATCTACGCCGCCGGCGACTGCACGGGGGTGCTGCCGCTGGCTTCCGTCGCGGCCATGCAGGGCCGCATCGCCGTTGCCCACTTCATGGGCGACGTGGTCACCCCGCTCAAGCTGCACCAAGTCGCCTCCAACATCTTCACCTCACCGGAGATCGCCAACGTGGGGGTTTCCGAGGCGGAGATCGATTCCGGCAAATACCAGGGCGACGTGGTGAAGCTTTCACTGCGCAGCAACGCCCGCGCCAAGATGCGGAACGCCAAGGACGGGTTCGTGAAGATCTTTGCGCGGAAGGGCTCCGGAACGGTGATCGGCGGGGTGGTAGTGGGTCCCAACGCGTCCGAACTGATTTTCCCCATCTCCATCGCCGTGAAGCAGAAACTGCACGTGGACGACGTCGCCAGCACCTTCACGGTGTACCCGTCGCTGACCGGATCCATTTCGGAGGCCGCACGGCGCCTGCACGTTCACCTTTAG
- a CDS encoding PspC domain-containing protein, with protein sequence MSMALVRPRRGKMIGGVCAALSARFGLPKFLVRLGFVIFGLVGVGELVYIALWILIPKAPA encoded by the coding sequence ATGTCTATGGCCCTGGTGCGGCCACGCCGCGGAAAAATGATCGGTGGAGTCTGCGCCGCGCTCTCGGCCAGGTTCGGGCTCCCGAAATTCCTGGTACGGCTTGGGTTCGTCATCTTCGGATTGGTGGGAGTTGGCGAGCTCGTGTACATCGCGCTGTGGATCCTGATCCCGAAGGCGCCGGCGTAG
- a CDS encoding FAD-dependent oxidoreductase, protein MSEQIVIVGFGPVAARLVDELLPAVRNGHVNLTVVGAEAEAAYNRVLVADLGVGRTTADALALSDADALAAESVDVRLGVRVRRVDRARQQVLLSDGSVARYDRLVFATGSRPVIPNLTGINPDPTSPVLPAGVTALRDLRDADVLRSAVEGGKRVVVLGGGVLGLEAALAAAEEGATVTVVHNGPHPLGRNIDRGGGAVLAASLRRCGVRMAGNARSTGVEHNAADGGFSALLLDDGSAIDGDLLVISCGVRPRTELAEGCGLSTSSGILVDHRLRAHHEPHIFAIGDCAEVRCPEPDCARCRNAKGPSGLVGPGWRQAEWLAEYLTLLAAGAEEDAGLLPELPAEQAGVIVLKARGMNMAVAGNNAAEPWDEEILTAGAVNGRPRLQIAQWADPEHGRYVKMTTRGGVLEGLVAVGMPRTAAELVGLFERGAELPADRSLLLRLDGPDQLPGVAADPQGTVCRCAGVSGATIRGAVEEGCSTVGEVSKATRAGTGCGGCHEDIKGLIEKHFQAAAA, encoded by the coding sequence ATGAGCGAGCAGATTGTCATTGTGGGATTCGGCCCGGTGGCCGCCCGGCTGGTTGATGAGCTCCTGCCTGCCGTCCGGAACGGCCATGTGAACCTGACGGTGGTGGGCGCGGAAGCGGAAGCGGCCTACAACCGGGTGCTTGTCGCCGATCTGGGCGTAGGGCGGACCACCGCCGATGCCCTGGCGCTCTCCGATGCTGACGCCCTGGCCGCGGAAAGCGTGGACGTCCGGCTGGGCGTCCGCGTCCGCCGCGTGGACCGGGCCAGGCAGCAGGTCCTCCTCTCCGACGGCTCCGTGGCCCGCTACGACCGCCTGGTGTTCGCCACCGGATCGCGTCCCGTGATTCCCAACCTGACCGGCATCAACCCGGACCCTACGTCGCCGGTCCTCCCGGCCGGCGTCACAGCCCTTCGGGACCTGCGTGACGCGGACGTGCTGCGCAGCGCTGTGGAGGGCGGCAAGCGGGTGGTGGTCCTGGGCGGCGGTGTCCTGGGCCTGGAGGCGGCCCTGGCCGCAGCGGAAGAAGGCGCAACCGTCACGGTGGTCCACAACGGGCCGCACCCCCTGGGCCGCAACATCGACCGCGGCGGCGGCGCCGTCCTCGCCGCCAGCCTGCGCCGCTGTGGCGTCCGGATGGCCGGCAACGCGCGCTCCACCGGGGTGGAGCACAACGCGGCCGACGGCGGGTTCTCGGCATTGCTGCTCGACGACGGATCAGCGATTGACGGCGACCTCCTGGTCATCTCGTGTGGTGTCCGCCCGCGCACCGAACTGGCCGAAGGCTGCGGGCTCTCCACGTCCAGCGGGATCCTGGTGGACCACCGGCTGCGGGCGCACCATGAACCGCATATCTTCGCCATCGGCGACTGCGCCGAAGTTCGCTGCCCCGAACCGGATTGCGCCCGGTGCCGGAACGCCAAGGGTCCGTCCGGGCTGGTGGGGCCGGGCTGGCGCCAGGCCGAATGGCTGGCCGAATACCTGACCCTGCTCGCGGCCGGCGCCGAGGAGGACGCCGGCCTGCTGCCTGAGCTGCCCGCCGAGCAGGCCGGCGTCATCGTCCTGAAGGCACGCGGCATGAACATGGCAGTGGCCGGAAACAACGCTGCCGAGCCATGGGACGAGGAGATCCTCACGGCCGGCGCAGTGAACGGGCGGCCACGCCTGCAGATTGCGCAGTGGGCGGATCCGGAGCACGGCCGCTATGTGAAGATGACAACCCGGGGCGGGGTCCTGGAAGGCCTGGTAGCCGTGGGTATGCCACGCACTGCCGCCGAACTGGTGGGCCTTTTCGAGCGCGGCGCCGAGCTGCCCGCGGACAGGTCGCTGCTGTTGAGGCTGGATGGGCCCGACCAACTTCCCGGCGTGGCGGCCGATCCGCAGGGCACCGTCTGCCGCTGCGCCGGAGTCAGCGGGGCAACAATCCGGGGCGCTGTGGAAGAAGGCTGCTCCACCGTGGGCGAAGTTTCCAAGGCCACCCGCGCCGGCACCGGCTGCGGCGGCTGCCACGAGGACATCAAAGGGCTCATCGAAAAACACTTCCAGGCGGCTGCTGCCTGA
- a CDS encoding molybdopterin oxidoreductase family protein, which yields MTKSADTHCPYCALQCAMTLTSPAELTPAVQPGSVPVSAAAAGERPALKAPLEVSGRDFPTNRGGLCRKGWTSATLLNHPGRITEPLLKGPDGVHRPIGWDQALDLAARAVKDARARYGRDSVGVFGGGGLTNEKAYMLGKFARLALGTSRIDYNGRFCMSSAAAAGMRAFGLDRGLPFPLEALDTASTILMLGSNVAETMPPFVQHLKGTRDAGGLVVVDPRRSATAAFTADGGGLHLQPLPGTDLALLLGISHVVIHENLADTAYLQERTSGYSAVVRSVNSFWPERVQSITGVPADLIRETAHRLAAGARKGGSYILTGRGVEQHVDGTDTATAAINLSLLLGLPGSARSGYGTLTGQGNGQGGREHGQKADQLPGYRKITDPAAREHVARVWGVPEDLIPGPGLPAVQLLQSLGKPDGVRCLFVHASNIAVAAPDANAVISGLRSLDFLVVCDFFMSETAAEADLILPVLQWAEEEGTLTNLEGRVLRRRPALTPPAGARSELWIMARLAEALDAPSTYSEDPETVFEELRLASAGGLADYSGIDYAMLDRGEAAYWPYPQGGTGTPRLFRDRFAHADGKAVMVPVAPRRRRTPAANPDAAATTMTLITGRLLEHYQSGAQTRRVAELLESRREAKLQVHPAAAASMGITEGALVSVANERGEVLCRAELSTAIRPDTVFLPFHFPELESANRLTEAATDPTSGMPEFKFNKVWVRPAATPVSTHVLQTTEAS from the coding sequence ATGACCAAAAGCGCCGACACGCACTGCCCTTACTGCGCTTTGCAGTGCGCCATGACGCTCACGTCTCCAGCGGAACTGACCCCGGCCGTCCAGCCGGGGTCAGTCCCCGTGTCCGCAGCGGCCGCCGGGGAACGGCCCGCCCTCAAGGCACCCCTCGAGGTCAGCGGACGGGACTTCCCCACCAACCGCGGCGGCCTGTGCCGCAAAGGCTGGACCTCCGCCACGCTGTTGAACCACCCGGGCAGGATCACCGAGCCCCTGCTGAAGGGCCCCGACGGCGTCCACCGCCCCATCGGGTGGGACCAGGCCCTGGACCTCGCTGCGCGTGCAGTGAAGGATGCCCGGGCCCGTTACGGACGCGATTCAGTGGGCGTTTTCGGCGGCGGCGGCCTCACCAACGAAAAGGCCTACATGCTGGGCAAATTCGCCCGGCTCGCCCTGGGAACCTCCCGCATCGACTACAACGGACGCTTCTGCATGTCCTCCGCTGCGGCGGCCGGAATGCGCGCCTTCGGGCTGGACCGCGGCCTGCCGTTCCCGCTCGAAGCCCTGGACACCGCCAGCACCATCCTGATGCTGGGCTCCAATGTTGCCGAAACCATGCCGCCCTTCGTCCAGCACCTGAAGGGAACGCGCGACGCCGGCGGGCTGGTTGTGGTGGACCCCCGCCGGTCAGCCACGGCGGCTTTTACCGCCGACGGCGGCGGCCTCCACCTCCAGCCCCTGCCGGGCACCGACCTCGCCCTCCTCCTGGGCATCTCCCACGTCGTCATCCACGAAAACCTGGCGGACACCGCCTACCTGCAGGAACGTACGTCGGGCTACAGCGCCGTGGTCCGCAGCGTGAACTCCTTCTGGCCGGAACGCGTCCAGTCCATCACCGGCGTGCCCGCCGACCTCATCCGGGAGACCGCCCACCGGCTCGCCGCCGGCGCCCGCAAAGGCGGCAGCTACATCCTCACCGGGCGCGGCGTGGAGCAGCACGTGGACGGCACCGACACCGCCACGGCAGCCATCAACCTCAGCCTCCTGCTGGGCCTGCCGGGTTCGGCCCGCAGCGGCTACGGCACGCTCACCGGGCAGGGCAACGGCCAGGGCGGCCGCGAGCACGGCCAGAAAGCCGACCAACTCCCCGGCTACCGCAAGATCACCGACCCCGCCGCGCGCGAGCACGTCGCCAGGGTGTGGGGCGTCCCGGAGGACCTGATTCCCGGCCCGGGACTGCCGGCCGTCCAGCTCCTTCAGTCGCTGGGAAAGCCCGACGGCGTGCGCTGCCTTTTCGTCCACGCCTCCAACATTGCCGTGGCCGCGCCCGACGCCAACGCCGTGATCAGCGGCCTGCGCAGCCTGGATTTCCTGGTGGTCTGCGATTTCTTTATGTCCGAGACCGCGGCTGAGGCAGACCTTATTCTTCCCGTGCTCCAGTGGGCCGAGGAGGAAGGCACGCTCACCAACCTCGAAGGCCGGGTACTGCGCCGCCGCCCCGCCCTGACGCCTCCGGCCGGAGCCCGGAGCGAACTGTGGATCATGGCACGGCTGGCCGAAGCCCTCGATGCCCCGTCCACCTACAGCGAGGACCCGGAAACGGTCTTCGAGGAACTCCGGCTGGCCTCGGCCGGTGGCCTGGCCGACTACTCCGGCATCGACTATGCCATGCTGGACCGCGGCGAGGCCGCCTACTGGCCCTACCCCCAAGGCGGCACGGGAACGCCGCGCCTGTTCCGGGACAGGTTCGCGCACGCAGACGGCAAGGCTGTGATGGTCCCGGTGGCGCCGCGCCGCCGTCGTACTCCGGCCGCTAACCCGGATGCGGCCGCGACGACCATGACGCTCATCACCGGCCGCCTCCTGGAGCACTACCAGTCCGGAGCCCAGACCCGCCGGGTGGCAGAGCTGCTCGAATCCCGGCGGGAGGCGAAGCTGCAAGTCCACCCCGCCGCCGCAGCGTCGATGGGCATCACCGAAGGAGCACTTGTCTCGGTGGCGAACGAGCGCGGCGAAGTGCTGTGCCGGGCCGAGCTCAGCACGGCAATCCGGCCGGACACGGTGTTCCTGCCCTTCCACTTTCCCGAACTCGAAAGCGCCAACCGCCTCACCGAGGCGGCCACGGACCCTACGTCCGGGATGCCCGAGTTCAAGTTCAACAAAGTGTGGGTGCGGCCGGCTGCCACCCCCGTTTCAACCCACGTGCTTCAAACGACGGAGGCCTCATGA
- a CDS encoding MFS transporter — MTVDRTADAGPGNSLDLDPTARPGTAAASASAQPGSTRTTDAPALDFRPGRWIANWDAENKEQWESGGRTIARRNLNWSIFAEFLGFVVWQLWSIVVVQLPAAGFTFSTSEIFWLISMPSLVGATLRIPYTFMVPRFGGRNWTIVSALLLLIPTTGLALCVSNPETPFGVMLLVAALAGFGGGNFASSMANITFFYPAREKGWALGLNAAGGNMGAAVAQLAVPIAITLLAAGTVNLPLAGWMWVPFILLAAFGAFKYMDNLTSAKGDIAGSVAALKEPHLWIMALLYIGTFGSFIGFAGVFPKLIKDYFPAFSSIGVGTVALSLAFLGPLVGSLARPYGGRMADRMGGARMTVTAFASMAVITLTMIWTLPLKNFWLFLVLFLMLFTASGFGNGATYRMIPVIFATSSRAARKGANSVATQRLASSALGLISAIGAYGGFVIPQVLNASNTASGSYTPAFYGFVGAYVLMLAVCWFCYIRNANRNAMGHV, encoded by the coding sequence GTGACTGTTGACCGCACCGCTGATGCCGGCCCCGGCAATTCCCTTGATCTTGACCCCACTGCAAGGCCCGGAACCGCCGCCGCATCCGCCAGCGCACAGCCCGGCTCTACCCGCACCACCGATGCCCCCGCCCTTGACTTCCGCCCCGGCCGCTGGATCGCCAATTGGGATGCCGAGAACAAGGAGCAGTGGGAATCCGGCGGCCGCACCATCGCCCGCCGCAACCTCAACTGGTCAATCTTCGCCGAATTCCTCGGTTTCGTTGTGTGGCAGCTCTGGTCCATTGTGGTGGTCCAGCTGCCCGCGGCAGGCTTCACCTTCTCCACCTCTGAAATCTTCTGGCTGATCTCCATGCCCAGCCTGGTGGGTGCCACCCTGCGCATCCCCTACACCTTTATGGTTCCCCGCTTCGGCGGCCGGAACTGGACCATCGTGTCCGCGCTGCTGCTCCTGATCCCCACCACCGGACTGGCGCTCTGCGTCTCCAACCCGGAAACGCCGTTCGGCGTCATGCTCCTCGTCGCTGCCCTCGCAGGCTTCGGCGGCGGCAACTTCGCCAGCTCCATGGCGAACATCACGTTCTTCTACCCTGCCCGTGAAAAGGGCTGGGCCCTGGGCCTGAACGCCGCCGGTGGAAACATGGGCGCCGCCGTCGCACAGCTCGCCGTGCCCATTGCCATCACCCTGCTCGCCGCGGGCACCGTCAACCTTCCGCTGGCGGGCTGGATGTGGGTCCCGTTCATCCTGCTGGCAGCCTTTGGCGCCTTCAAGTACATGGACAACCTCACCAGTGCCAAAGGTGACATCGCCGGTTCAGTGGCAGCGCTGAAGGAACCGCACCTGTGGATCATGGCCCTGCTGTACATCGGCACGTTCGGCTCCTTCATCGGCTTCGCCGGCGTGTTCCCGAAGCTGATCAAGGACTACTTCCCCGCCTTCTCCTCCATCGGAGTGGGCACCGTGGCGCTGTCCCTGGCCTTCCTCGGCCCGCTGGTGGGCTCCCTGGCCCGGCCCTACGGCGGACGCATGGCGGACCGCATGGGCGGCGCCCGGATGACCGTGACCGCTTTCGCTTCCATGGCCGTCATCACCCTCACCATGATCTGGACCCTGCCGCTGAAGAACTTCTGGCTCTTCCTGGTCCTCTTCCTGATGCTTTTCACTGCCAGCGGCTTCGGAAACGGCGCCACGTACCGCATGATCCCGGTCATCTTTGCCACCTCCAGCCGCGCGGCACGCAAGGGGGCAAACTCGGTGGCCACCCAGCGCCTGGCTTCCTCGGCGCTCGGCCTGATCTCGGCCATCGGCGCCTACGGCGGGTTCGTGATCCCGCAGGTACTGAACGCCTCCAACACTGCCAGCGGCTCCTACACCCCGGCCTTCTACGGCTTCGTCGGAGCGTACGTCCTGATGCTGGCCGTCTGCTGGTTCTGCTACATCCGCAACGCCAACCGAAACGCGATGGGACACGTCTAA
- a CDS encoding MFS transporter: MSSTDTSTVPGSPRPVNSRGRVIVASLIGTTVEFYDFYVYATAAVLVFPQLFFPSANETTQLLSSFAVFGVAFIARPLGSIVFGHFGDKFGRKGTLVASLLTMGIATFLIGCLPTALVPGWGFWAPALLVVMRFAQGLALGGEWSGAALLATENAPANKRAIYGTFPQLGAPIGFIIANVIFLVANYTLSPADFQAWGWRVPFLLSAVMVIIGLYVRLKLIETPAFTKVLESNEVAKLPLGRVFKTSWRQLILGTFIMLATYVLFYLMTTFTLTYGTRASSLDAAKAAAEKAGKPMTEAAAAGFVPGLGYTRNDFLWMLIAGVVFFGIFTLVSGPLAEKYGRRKMLIAVTAGIFVFGLLFVPLFSGGFVGTMALLVIGFSLMGLTFGPMGALLPELFPTNVRYTGSAVSYNFSSILGAAVAPFIAVALWELADGSPVLVGVYLTAMSVLTLIALFVSKETRDLDYENNVA; encoded by the coding sequence ATGTCTTCCACCGATACCTCCACGGTGCCCGGATCCCCGCGGCCGGTGAACTCGCGCGGCCGCGTGATTGTTGCCAGCCTGATCGGCACCACGGTTGAGTTCTACGACTTCTATGTTTATGCCACTGCGGCGGTGCTGGTATTCCCGCAGCTGTTCTTCCCCAGCGCCAACGAAACCACGCAGCTCCTGAGCTCCTTCGCCGTCTTCGGCGTAGCGTTTATCGCCCGCCCGCTGGGGTCCATCGTTTTTGGCCACTTCGGCGACAAGTTCGGCCGCAAGGGCACCCTGGTGGCTTCGCTGCTGACCATGGGAATCGCCACCTTCCTCATCGGCTGCCTGCCCACCGCCCTGGTGCCCGGCTGGGGGTTCTGGGCTCCGGCCCTGCTCGTGGTGATGCGCTTTGCCCAGGGCCTGGCGCTGGGTGGTGAATGGAGCGGTGCCGCCCTGCTGGCCACCGAGAACGCACCGGCCAACAAGCGCGCCATCTATGGCACGTTCCCGCAGCTGGGTGCACCGATCGGCTTCATCATCGCCAACGTGATCTTCCTGGTGGCCAACTACACCCTGTCCCCGGCTGACTTCCAGGCCTGGGGCTGGCGCGTGCCGTTCCTGCTCAGTGCAGTCATGGTCATCATTGGCCTTTACGTCCGCCTCAAGCTGATTGAGACCCCCGCGTTCACCAAGGTGCTCGAGTCCAACGAAGTGGCCAAGCTGCCCCTGGGCCGGGTGTTCAAGACCAGCTGGCGCCAGCTGATCTTGGGCACGTTCATCATGCTCGCCACCTACGTGCTCTTCTACCTGATGACCACCTTCACCCTGACCTACGGCACCCGCGCCTCCAGCCTGGACGCTGCGAAGGCCGCGGCCGAAAAGGCCGGGAAGCCGATGACCGAGGCAGCCGCAGCAGGCTTTGTTCCCGGCCTGGGCTACACCCGCAACGACTTCCTCTGGATGTTGATTGCCGGCGTCGTCTTCTTCGGCATCTTCACGCTGGTCTCCGGACCGCTGGCCGAGAAGTACGGCCGGCGCAAGATGCTCATCGCCGTTACCGCCGGCATCTTCGTCTTCGGCCTGCTGTTCGTTCCGCTGTTCAGCGGCGGATTCGTCGGCACCATGGCCCTGCTCGTCATCGGCTTCTCCCTGATGGGCCTGACGTTCGGGCCCATGGGCGCGCTGCTGCCTGAGCTGTTCCCCACCAACGTCCGCTACACCGGGTCTGCCGTGAGCTACAACTTCTCCAGCATCCTGGGTGCTGCGGTGGCACCATTCATTGCCGTGGCGCTGTGGGAGCTCGCTGACGGCAGTCCGGTGCTGGTGGGTGTGTACCTGACCGCCATGTCCGTGCTGACCCTCATCGCACTGTTCGTCAGCAAGGAAACCCGCGACCTGGACTACGAGAACAACGTGGCCTGA
- a CDS encoding glutamine amidotransferase, with protein MLPFLLLASRAEDAAAEDEYAAYLRYGGLEPSGLRRVRLEAAPLPELDLSGYSGVIVGGSPFTSSDPPEHKTPAQHRVERELSGLLDELVARDFPFLGACYGVGTLGTHQGAVIDRTYGEPLGAAEIELTDAGLEDPVLAGMPRRFTAFTGHKEACTALPRHAVLLARSAACPVQMFRIRQNLYATQFHPELDAEGLCTRIDIYRHAGYFPPESAEELMANARQFAVTEPMNILKNFVARYAT; from the coding sequence ATGCTGCCTTTCCTGCTCCTGGCGTCCAGGGCCGAAGACGCCGCAGCCGAGGACGAATATGCCGCCTACCTGAGGTACGGCGGCCTGGAACCTTCCGGACTGCGGCGCGTCAGGCTGGAAGCCGCTCCCCTGCCCGAACTCGATCTGTCCGGGTATTCGGGGGTCATCGTCGGCGGCAGCCCGTTCACGTCCAGCGACCCGCCGGAGCACAAGACTCCTGCACAGCACCGCGTGGAACGTGAGCTGTCCGGGCTCCTGGACGAGCTGGTGGCCCGGGACTTCCCGTTCCTGGGCGCCTGCTACGGGGTGGGGACGCTGGGCACGCATCAGGGCGCCGTGATCGACAGGACCTACGGCGAGCCGCTGGGCGCCGCGGAGATTGAGCTGACGGACGCCGGCCTGGAGGATCCGGTACTCGCCGGGATGCCACGGCGGTTCACCGCCTTCACGGGCCACAAGGAAGCCTGTACGGCGCTGCCGCGGCATGCCGTGCTGCTGGCCCGGTCAGCGGCCTGCCCCGTCCAGATGTTCCGCATCCGGCAAAACCTGTATGCCACCCAGTTCCACCCCGAGCTGGACGCCGAAGGCCTCTGCACCCGCATCGACATTTACCGGCACGCGGGCTACTTCCCACCCGAGTCCGCCGAAGAGCTGATGGCGAACGCCCGCCAGTTCGCGGTCACGGAACCGATGAACATCCTCAAGAACTTCGTGGCCCGCTACGCCACGTAG
- a CDS encoding YybH family protein: MLAPSFEEEVDRYHLAVPEITRGNPEPVKELYSRLDDVTLANPFGGIARGWAQVEARLDQAARQFQDGQMLGFDTVTSYTARDTAYLVETEHFRARLDDAAVPEEFALRVTSVFRREEGYWKLVHRHADPAARPQSRRSLSQPAAP; the protein is encoded by the coding sequence GTGCTCGCACCGAGTTTTGAAGAAGAAGTGGACCGCTACCACCTTGCCGTCCCCGAAATCACCCGGGGCAACCCGGAACCCGTCAAGGAGCTGTACTCCCGGCTCGACGACGTGACCCTCGCCAATCCTTTTGGCGGCATCGCCCGCGGGTGGGCGCAGGTGGAAGCCCGGCTGGACCAGGCGGCACGGCAGTTCCAGGACGGCCAGATGCTGGGGTTTGACACGGTCACCTCCTACACGGCCCGTGACACCGCCTATCTGGTGGAAACGGAACATTTTCGCGCGCGCCTGGACGATGCCGCCGTCCCCGAGGAATTTGCCCTTCGGGTCACCAGCGTCTTCCGCCGCGAGGAAGGGTACTGGAAACTGGTGCACCGGCACGCAGACCCTGCTGCCCGTCCCCAGTCGCGCCGTTCGCTGAGCCAGCCCGCCGCTCCCTGA